In a genomic window of Phaeodactylum tricornutum CCAP 1055/1 chromosome 6, whole genome shotgun sequence:
- a CDS encoding predicted protein yields the protein MSLEESSTMPEENDVLLGRGGATNNHYGNCAYRSIVAGYRTEYLAARKKDKVVIARKIVELVHRNGGRFLARDDVSDAWTEAPDKRAVSKTSQTLREGLDVRNNVIRTKKSVRHSSDFVGSDEGSRKRAKISSGKLSPAIVSLSGENARDMPDLHEEVETMLRYQPSPIDRSHMKNVCEI from the coding sequence ATGAGTCTTGAAGAATCATCGACGATGCCTGAAGAGAACGATGTCCTTTTAGGGCGCGGGGGAGCAACAAATAACCATTATGGCAACTGTGCATACCGTTCAATCGTGGCTGGTTATCGAACAGAATACCTCGCTGCACGGAAAAAGGACAAGGTTGTCATTGCCCGGAAGATTGTAGAACTCGTTCATCGAAACGGAGGAAGATTTTTGGCCCGAGATGATGTGTCTGATGCTTGGACAGAAGCTCCCGACAAAAGGGCCGTCTCAAAGACATCTCAAACGCTTCGGGAAGGTTTGGATGTCCGCAACAATGTgattcggacgaagaaaagtgTTCGCCATAGCTCAGATTTTGTTGGGTCAGACGAGGGCAGCCGAAAGCGAGCAAAGATTTCATCTGGGAAGTTATCTCCCGCCATTGTGAGTCTTTCGGGTGAAAACGCCAGGGATATGCCTGATCTTCACGAGGAAGTTGAGACAATGTTACGCTACCAACCTTCTCCTATTGATCGGTCCCATATGAAGAATGTATGCGAAATATGA
- a CDS encoding nad-dependent epimerase/dehydratase (Precise function unknown. A member of a family of related epimerases and dehydratases, probably catalyzes the isomerization of nucleotide sugars. Similarity with some bacterial proteins suggests it may be involved in formation of UDP-hexuronic acid derivatives. Uses bound NAD+ as co-factor.), producing the protein MKLNHAASMPALQASDDDATSQSSSSPSESSSHSMSRNHTSMDLTEIDGASTTTVPPHVDYKKVLVTGGAGFIGSHVAEYLLARGDDVVIIDEMNDYYDIRIKQANLELLRQAYTDEKRLKIYHGDICDEALMEQIFQDERPQWVCHMAARAGVRPSIQDPYVYIHSNIKGTTHLMELSAKFNVKNFVFASSSSVYGGSKSTFFSEEEVVDNPVSPYAASKKACELLAYTYHHLYQLNISALRFFTVYGPRGRPDMAPFKFIDRVSRGVEIQQFGDGSSSRDYTYISDIVDGVVRAIDRPHKYEVFNLGKGSGTSLKEFIDLVQKHTDRKAVIRVMPDQPGDVPYTCADVSKADRLLGYKSKISFEEGIRRTAHWYQKAYATRELEVCPELQANGMGRAPSMVELKQF; encoded by the coding sequence ATGAAACTCAATCATGCTGCCAGCATGCCGGCACTGCAGGCATCTGACGATGATGCAACCTCCCAGTCGAGCTCTTCGCcatcggaatcgtcgtcgcACTCCATGTCCCGCAACCATACGTCAATGGACTTGACGGAGATTGATGGCGCATCCACTACAACGGTTCCTCCTCACGTCGACTACAAAAAGGTCCTGGTGACGGGAGGTGCCGGTTTTATCGGAAGTCACGTGGCCGAATATCTGTTGGCGCGTGGAGACGACGTCGTGATTATCGACGAAATGAACGACTACTACGATATCCGTATCAAGCAGGCCAATCTGGAATTATTGCGCCAGGCTTATACCGACGAAAAACGTCTCAAAATATACCATGGTGATATCTGCGACGAAGCCCTGATGGAGCAGATTTTTCAAGACGAACGACCCCAATGGGTGTGTCATATGGCGGCTCGTGCCGGTGTACGCCCCTCCATTCAGGATCCGTACGTGTACATACACAGCAACATCAAGGGTACCACGCATTTGATGGAATTGTCGGCCAAGTTCAACGTGAAGAATTTCGTGTTTGCCTCGAGTTCTTCGGTCTACGGGGGTTCCAAGTCTACCTTCTTTTCCGAGGAGGAAGTCGTGGACAATCCGGTCTCACCGTACGCCGCCAGCAAAAAAGCTTGCGAACTTTTGGCGTACACCTATCATCATCTCTACCAGTTGAACATCTCGGCGTTGCGCTTCTTCACCGTGTATGGACCCCGTGGTCGCCCCGATATGGCGCCCTTTAAGTTTATTGATCGGGTCAGTCGCGGTGTCGAGATTCAGCAGTTTGGAGACGGCTCCTCTTCACGCGATTACACCTACATTTCGGATATTGTTGACGGTGTGGTCCGTGCAATCGACCGTCCCCACAAGTACGAAGTCTTCAACCTGGGAAAAGGTAGCGGAACCTCCCTAAAGGAATTCATCGACTTGGTTCAAAAGCACACTGATCGCAAGGCAGTTATTCGTGTCATGCCGGATCAACCTGGTGACGTGCCCTACACCTGCGCCGATGTTTCCAAGGCCGACCGACTTTTGGGATACAAGTCCAAGATTTCCTTCGAAGAAGGTATTCGCCGTACTGCGCACTGGTACCAAAAGGCCTACGCCACGCGCGAACTGGAAGTCTGTCCAGAATTACAGGCCAACGGAATGGGTCGAGCGCCTTCAATGGTCGAGCTGAAGCAGTTCTGA